From the Pseudoalteromonas tunicata genome, one window contains:
- a CDS encoding M23 family metallopeptidase, with the protein MKKHQQIAKLSSATLLLASLFSPSIFADSHQKDVFKLSKQHLAALKTNSLQVIDSNTFLFNNQLNQIDWPNYFALHAPSLLAKQEVILHWAGYSSVNPKLLIALIELQSQLISTPNEANVEQPLKGLSNEVGFDKQVKDIALQLSARFYAFEQALSDNKISQLQSNTPATLALQSLFSTSEQQTEQTNQPAQSKFNQLLSSYAQISNGESLLIDINNRQLAASVQTSIQAASFYMSFPWPSGSAWYSGGAHSNTGSGYPFSSLDFNNGSGGWGSNTPWVQASHGGQVTRYSACNIRVTHSSGYATSYYHMDNVQYNTGDVISAGAWLGRYANNYSAALCEGGQSSGPHVHWSLLYNGRFISLQNAYISGYRVDVGNSNYDDYCSNFYFEKNGYRTCAWSPLYR; encoded by the coding sequence ATGAAAAAACATCAACAAATTGCTAAGCTAAGCAGTGCAACCTTACTACTTGCCTCTTTGTTTAGCCCATCGATTTTTGCAGATAGCCATCAAAAAGATGTGTTCAAGCTTTCTAAACAACACTTAGCAGCGTTAAAAACCAATAGCCTGCAAGTGATCGATTCAAATACGTTTTTATTTAATAACCAACTAAATCAAATTGATTGGCCCAATTATTTTGCACTACATGCACCATCACTTTTAGCAAAACAAGAAGTTATTTTGCACTGGGCTGGCTATAGCAGCGTCAATCCTAAACTACTAATTGCGCTCATCGAGTTACAAAGCCAATTAATATCGACCCCAAATGAGGCAAACGTTGAACAACCATTAAAAGGGCTATCAAACGAAGTCGGTTTCGATAAACAAGTAAAAGATATTGCACTGCAGCTTAGCGCTCGCTTTTATGCATTTGAACAAGCTTTATCTGATAACAAAATAAGCCAGCTTCAAAGCAATACACCCGCGACTTTAGCGCTGCAAAGCTTATTTTCTACTTCCGAGCAGCAAACAGAACAGACGAATCAGCCTGCACAAAGTAAATTTAATCAATTATTATCGAGCTATGCGCAAATATCGAATGGCGAATCGCTTTTAATCGATATAAATAACAGACAGTTAGCGGCCTCGGTTCAGACTTCAATACAGGCTGCGAGCTTTTACATGTCATTTCCTTGGCCAAGTGGAAGCGCTTGGTACAGCGGCGGCGCACATTCTAATACTGGTTCCGGCTATCCATTTTCATCGTTAGATTTTAACAATGGCTCTGGTGGTTGGGGCAGCAATACCCCTTGGGTACAAGCTTCCCATGGTGGCCAAGTAACACGTTATTCGGCATGTAATATCCGAGTAACCCACTCAAGTGGTTACGCTACAAGTTACTATCATATGGATAATGTGCAATATAATACTGGTGATGTGATTTCGGCTGGTGCATGGCTTGGTCGTTATGCAAACAATTATTCAGCGGCACTGTGTGAAGGTGGGCAATCAAGTGGCCCGCATGTTCATTGGTCACTTTTATATAATGGCCGATTTATCTCGTTGCAAAATGCATATATAAGTGGCTATCGCGTTGATGTCGGTAATAGCAACTACGACGATTATTGCTCTAACTTCTATTTTGAAAAAAATGGCTATCGGACTTGTGCTTGGAGCCCGTTATATCGTTAA
- a CDS encoding YcxB family protein, translated as MSFNFSFVLNKAYFTECFEQSELINLAPKRKLIFASGLIIFGLLLNRFTDTGQFAAYLLMGIGVLEFIAYYYRKPWWVTRQMWSRSANVTVTLIIDEEKIATQSIYHQLVIYWSDLAEVIDTPKGIIVVTSKNTRHYLSKAYVDEQAIAYITQQLAS; from the coding sequence ATGTCATTTAATTTTAGTTTTGTACTTAATAAAGCTTATTTTACTGAGTGTTTTGAGCAATCTGAGCTGATTAACCTTGCGCCTAAACGTAAGTTAATTTTTGCCAGCGGTTTGATTATTTTTGGCCTACTGTTAAATCGTTTTACGGATACAGGGCAATTTGCGGCTTATTTATTGATGGGCATAGGTGTTTTAGAATTTATTGCCTATTACTATCGCAAGCCTTGGTGGGTGACGCGACAGATGTGGAGTCGCTCGGCAAATGTAACTGTGACGCTTATCATCGACGAAGAAAAAATAGCGACTCAAAGTATTTATCATCAACTTGTGATTTATTGGTCTGACTTGGCTGAAGTGATTGATACACCAAAGGGGATTATAGTCGTTACCAGCAAAAATACTCGCCATTATTTATCTAAAGCATATGTTGATGAGCAGGCTATTGCATACATCACACAACAGTTAGCCAGTTAA
- a CDS encoding OadG family protein, with protein MDIASSLMQAANIMLTGMVVVFIFLAILIGAIKLMTHLVGQEPEPLKPKKSAGFKSAAVPNAHIAAISAAVHQYRNQEK; from the coding sequence ATGGATATAGCGTCGTCGTTGATGCAAGCGGCAAACATAATGCTAACAGGCATGGTGGTTGTTTTTATCTTTTTAGCTATTTTAATCGGTGCCATCAAATTGATGACTCATTTGGTGGGGCAAGAACCTGAACCGCTAAAACCAAAAAAGTCTGCCGGTTTTAAATCAGCTGCAGTACCCAATGCACATATCGCTGCTATTTCTGCAGCAGTTCATCAATATCGTAATCAAGAAAAATAA